A region of the Conger conger chromosome 6, fConCon1.1, whole genome shotgun sequence genome:
GCTGTTTACTGACGGTATGCATGTTCAACTGACTTTCATGAATTGTACTTTGTTTCTGCTTTCCATttctcatatacagtatatagttaGGTCTTTGCTAATTTAGCGTTACCCacaatgttttttgtctttatttttcacAGCATGTACATGCATAGCATGGACTTCCTCTTTCAGTGCAGTGCATGCCTGCGGTCTCCAAAGTCacacatttcagtattttaagATATGTTCACAAAATGCTTTTTCGTCCTACTGTTTGGCAAATCTCAAAAAGTTACCAGCAGACAagtaaatgagaaaatatacgAAATATAAAGAAACATGAAGCGATCTTATAAATTCACAGATGGTGCCATTTCATGCAAAGCCATAGTATGCTTGAATGATTACGataatacactcactgaccacgttattaggcagacctgtacaccagcttgttaatgcaaatatttaatctgccaatcatgtggccgcaactacatgcataaaagcatgcagatgtagtCAAGAggatcagctgtttttcagaccaaatgtcagaatggggcagAAGTGTGATCTAAGGGACTTTGCGggggaatgattattggtgccagacagggtggattgagtatctcagaaactgctgctctcctgcgaTATTCAcgcacaactgtctctagagtttacagagattggcgcgaaaaataaaaaacatccagtgagcagcagttcaggcTAAAgcctgagagaggtcagaggagaagggccagactggtcaaagctgacaggaaggtgacagtcacgcaaataaccacacattacaacagtggtatgcagaagagcatctctgaacacacaacacgtcaaaccacttaagtggataggctacagcaacagaagaccaataagtcccaaaaaataacatgctcactgagtgtatgtgaagaGTCTGTAACAAAAACCAAATCATAATGATGACAGAGAGGAGAGCTACTGGAGAATGTTAGGACATTGTGGCCAGATGCACTGTTAACCGTAGATGCTGCTGTGTGAACCCCCCAGATGCACTGTTAACCGTAGATGCTGCTGTGTGAACCCCCCAGATGCACTGTTAACCGTAGATGCGGCTGTGTGAACCCCCCAGATGCACTGTTAACCGTAGATGCTGCTGTGTGAACCCCCCAGATGCACTGTTAACCGTAGATGCTGCTGTGTGAACCCCCCAGATGCACTGTTAACCGTAGATGCTGATGTGTGAACCCCCCAGATGCACTGTTAACCGTAGATGCTGCTGTGTGAACCCCCCAGATGCACTGTTAACCGTAGATGCTGATGTGTGAACCCCCCAGATGCACTGTTAACCGTAGATGCTGCTGTGTGAACCCCCCAGATGCACTGTTAACCGTAGATGCTGCTGTGTGAACCCCCCAGATGCACTGTTAACCGTAGATGCTGCTGTGTGAACCCCCCAGATGCACTGTTAACCGTAGATGCTGATGTGTGAACCCCCCAGATGCACTGTTAACCGTAGGTGCTGATGTGTGAACCCCCCAGATGCACTGTTAACCGTAGATGCTGCTGTGTGAACCCCCCAGATGCACTGTTAACCGTAGATGCTGCTGTGTGAACCCCCCAGATGCCGTATTTCTCTCGTAACCTGTGCTACCCCCATCCGTCCCCGGCCCAGCGGAGCACGGACGAGGAGGACCCCGGGGGCCACAGCCCCCCCTTCGAGGTCTCGGATGGAGAGGAGCTGGTGGACCGCATCCCCTGCACCTCCGGGATAGAGTCAGGTGAGCAACCCTGACAGCCCCCATACACAGCTCCAGCGCTGTGATAATCATCGACAGACTATTCATCTATTTCCATACAGTGTAAActtattttacaatattgttCATTTCATGTCGTTAAATGAATCGGGCGGCCTGTAaatgttaaggtacatgactgggacacacaaggtcggtggttctaatcccggtgtagccacaataagatccgcacagccgttgggcccttgaacaaggcccttaaccctgcattgctccaggggtggattgtctcctgcttagtctaatcaactgtacgtcgctctggataagagcatctgccaaatgccattaatgtaatgtaatgtaatgtaatgaatcagtACCTGACAGAAATACTATGCTTTATATGATACTGCACAGTGTAAACTGATTAAATCGCTTGTTTGCTACATGGGAGGATTTGAGCATTGTTGtcccacaccaaacacacacataacacatttGAGTGTTAGAAACCTCAACTCCATGTTGTCTTTATGGAAGTGCAGTAGTGGTAACAGGCAGCACTGTCTGCGCAGGCAACAAGAAGAAGATCCGGCTGTACCAGTTCCTGCTGGACCTCCTGCGGAACGGGGACATGAAGGACAGCATCTGGTGGGTGGACAAGGACAAGGGCACCTTCCAGTTCTCCTCCAAGCACAAGGAGGCCCTGGCAAACCGCTGGGGCGTGCAGAAAGGCAACCGCAAGAAGATGACATATCAGAAGATGGCCCGGGCCCTGCGGAACTACGGCAAGACAGGTGAGGTGAAGAAGGTAAAGAAGAAGCTGACCTACCAGTTCAGCGGGGAGGTGCTGGGGAAGGGGTCCAGCGAGAGGAAGATCTATCCGCACCTGTGAGGCCCAGCAGAGTCCACACCTGCACGTCACTGCCAGCGGAGAGGCCAGCTAACACAGAAACCACAGCAGCACTTTAAAATCATTGGCTGCAAATTCCCTGCAATTGATTCGCCCCAGTGATCATTAGCAGAATTGGCGGTTATTATTTCAAAGAGTTACTGATCTAAATATTTTGTGGTACCATTCATATTTCTGTAATGCAATACTGTCTTTTCTTctgttaaaatattgtaaatagcATTAATTCTGTGACAACTGAAGACCCATGGTTCGTGTCGCGTATAGTAAGAGTAAGATGTAGCAGTGCACCATGGGAAATGGCTGAAGATGAAAAAGAGAAGTGAAAAtgacacagcctcacacagcctCATGGTTCAGTCTGCCACAGCACGATATCCATCTTTATACTGCCCCCACCTGGTTAAACATAACTGTCGTACAATTGAGTCGTCCTGAGAAGTTCTGCACTGAATTTATACTAAGCTAGGTAGTATTTGGTATTTGTTTTCGCCAAACCCATTATGGAGTGTGCTTTTGGGTGAAAAAAGATAGGATTGAGAGAACGTTCCCCGACATTACTCAACGAAAGAGAAAGTTCCCCGACTCAATGAAagcaaaacatgcatgcagacaaggCTACCGTCTTAATTTCTTTGGAgtattgaatgaatgaatctgtTTATTGATATATCATTGAAAATATTAGTGCATTAAAAGCACACTGCAGCAGTGCTGAAAACAGACATAGTAAGTTCATACACTGTATTTATAGTGCCCTCCAAAATGATTTGCATCCTTGACAAAGATGAGCAAAGtcagtataaaataataataataataataataataataataataataataataatgtgtacatgatagaaaagaaaaatgcaattcAAAACAGGCATGGTACCATGGTTGTAACAAATTGTAACTAATTGTataatacattaaattataatgaaaatttaaaaaaagtataaagAAGTTACAAATGAGTAattataattgtaaataaaagatTATTACAAAAACAGATGAGATcaactaaatgcatttttataaaaaGGAGTTTTAACTTACAGGCGCAGGTCATGTGCTATGACTAAAAtggtcatttttattattttattttattttatgaaaatacaATTGCTCAGGGAAAAATATGTTGTTCAAcaagcaatatacactcagtgagcacttcattaggtacacctgtacaccagcttgttaatgcaaatattgaatcagccaataatgtggcagcaactaaatgcataaaagcatgcagacatggtcaataagttcagctgtttttcagaccaaatgtcataatggggaagaaatgtgatctaagtgactttgatcgtggaatgattgttggtgctagacaggatggtttgaatatctcagaaactgctgatctcctgggattctcatgcacaacagtctctcgagtttacagagaatggcatgaaaaatgaaagagatccagtgagtagcaccaaaaatgccttgtcactgaggtcagaggaaaaaggccttattggtcaaagctgacaggaaagtgacagcaatgcaaataaccacacattacaacacacagaagagcatctctgaccacacaatgtgtcaaacctgagtggataggctatagcagcaatatgtaaaaaaaaagaaaagaaagttgaataaatacctaataaagtgcacactgagtgtatattttgttaTCCTATTGAAGTACTGAACACAGGGGTGTGGCTTTCCtgggaaataaatgtattacttgAGAAGTGTTGTTTTGGTTCATTCCATTGaattgtaatttaatcattatattttccacattttctaGTTGACATAAAGCtgaattattgtatttttgtattttctgttcATCTACGTGAAGGGTGTGAATCATCCCTACAATACACACTGCCATATCGTCAACTTCACACTAAGGTGTTGACCACAGTGCATTTTAGTAGCAATGAGGGCAATTCAAGAACATTTTGACAAATATATCAgttcaattattttcatttaaaaactgtaaaGTTGTAATTGAATAGTGTTTTTGGTATAATATCTCtctactaattattattatattattattattattgttaaggCATACAGTGGCTGAATACATGTAATAATGTTCCTTGGAATGTAATTCATGaactatttattaaataaaaaatctttacattaaaatgtgatttattaCCACGGGGTGTATCTAGGGCTGTAACAGTACACGTATTCGTAACAAAACCATTTGGTATTTGGTCTGGGACCATAGGTTCAGTACCAGGTACTGGACTGTCGGTTTTGTGCAGTGTGCGCTGCAAGTATAACATTTAAAGTCTTGCTTTGATGCACATGTAGAACTTTACTGGGCTTAAAACTCATTTAGTGCCTAATTAGTGTACTAATGACTGAACATTGGCTAAATTGTTGTTAGTGCCGAACTACGTCAGTATGGAACATTAAAATAAGAAGCCTCAGCTTGAGAGCCCTCCATGTCATTCATCCAGTAATGTTCACCTAAACTCAGTCACAGGCAATATGTAAAACCTGCTGAGCAATTTCATATGGTACCACCCCAATATGTCTGTTAATGAGGCCAGAGATCTGCTTAACCAGTTGTAGAGAGTGCCAGTATTAAACTTATGTGAACCCGCATATGCTGTGTCTGTTATTATTCAAAAGGTGGCTCCCTCACGTTCAGGAGAGCAGGGTCTTTGGCACCCACAgtgccacacagagagacatgagACGAGCCTGAAATCTCTGCAGCCTCACTGTGCGGCTCAGGGTGACCTCCACCTGCAGGTTAGGAGGAGAGCCAAATAAGCCCAGAGGTCTATTTAGGTAATAATTCTAAATCTCCTTGCATGCCGTGGAAAGTACTTTGTACCATCTGTTCTCACAATTGTTTGGAGTTTGTTTAGTGGCAGGGAAGGAGGAATTAATGGTTTGCAGGATGTCTTGCCATGACATTTCATATTAATGCAGAGATAAATTTATCTCTTATTCCACTGCAAGAAGTAGGCCAAAGGGTTCCTGGTGCGTCCAGTTAGATATTCACTAAATTCATTATTATCTCATCATACCACGTCAGTAaaaatacagtggggtccagaagtcacattgaaaatctgggatttTTCAcataatcctggaaataaacagaattttaaaatgttaaacaaattaaagttacttcataGCTTTGAAATAActactcaaagaccaaagaagagcaaggagtactgcacaatccacagtcacctgacctcaaccccactgaacatcTATGGGGAgtcttgaagactgacaaaagccaagcattcagtaacattacaagattgtcaaataatgctgggataacatggatcatcagatTTTGATGTGTGGAGTCCATGCCCGCTTGAGTGCACATTGCTATTAAAGCAAAAGGGGAACATAATATAtaattctgaaattcatgtcaattttttaaagattcaacttttccctcaatgaaaaaagttatccaCCCACCCTGGAACAGGAGTGGTGAGATGGATCACACAGGTGTCTTCTACCAAGTGTTTACGGAAAAGTAAGGAAGTGAACTTTACGCACATATAAAATCCgaagattacatttttcataaaaggCGTTTGGAACATTCTGAGCAAGTTTTACATTTGGAACACCAGAATATCACAGCAAAGGGGCTCAAGAACAGTTTCAGTTTCAATACTGTGGCCCTGGACCGCAGGTTACAGTTACAGATAGCAGCTGTCTTCAGTGAAAGAATGACCCAAACATGGATTTGCCTTCCGATATAATGAAAAGGTTTGCTCTCTGTGTGGGTCGAGGCGCTATCCCATGAATGCATCTTACAGCTGATGACCTCGATCGTCACTTCGTGGTGTTAATGTGCCGCTTGGATCAGTCAGACTCATCACACCATTTCCCGGCATTATGCATTTAGGAAAACCTCCCACAGTCTCAGTCAGGTGTGCCAACACAGGCcctaaatgagaaaatatagaCATTAAGGTGACTGTGTTGTTTATAGGCCTACTGCAGCCTCTCAAAAACCAAGTGCTATTACGGTTTCACAATGGCTGGTATGCTGGTGTGAAATCCACATGACAGAGCCTCCATAACTCTGGACGGTGACAGGGCCATGAGCGTGAGCCGTGTGCTGCAGAGGACGCAGTCGAAACCTTGCTCAGAACAAGCGGATTGGcaaagagaaaaagaacagCAGATGTCTTTGACAGAGGGGCCACCAGGGATTTTGGGCTCCATGAAACGATCTCACTTTGGCCCCATCACTCCAGATATTGCTATGTTCTGATGTGTTCCGAGGGCCCCTGTTGGAATCCTCCTAACCCACCCCGGCACAAAAGGCACTCCTGGTGTTGGGCCAGGGACAAGATGGCTgacaggagggtgtgtgtggtgtgggcgaggcagagcagggcaggactcagggagcacagagagaggctcggctgcaaaccgcagTAAACACTCTCTTTAACTTTTACTCCACCTCTCCTGTCACATCCTCACTGCTATGCGCCAGCCAGCCGGGGAGCTAACATCTCCAATACACACTGATTTccaaactgtgggtcaggaCCCACATGTGGGTTTGATCTTAGGACACATGTGAAAAAATAGTTTTACGTTActtgttttaaattattgttattacaaactttatatacatacacattcacacaggtcAAATTGAATACTGTGCTATATGGATCACGTTAGGCTCAGGgtacatgccgttgttttgtcATGTGTTATAAACATTTCAATTCCGTATTTGTGAGCCTATCTTAATTCAGCTTTTCATGAGAAAGGGTAAGTCACCTTGAGTGCCTGGCATGTACCCTGAGACTAGCATGATGGACtgtgagtttgggaaccactgggcTGGGGTTAATTATACCCACAATGAAGACAAAATAAGAACTGCCACTCTTAATGTTACATTGTTTTTTATGGGAAAGGCCAGCATTGTTCAAACAAGTTATTTTGGCTTCTTTATTGCCAAGTCAGGAATCACAGCACTTGGAAAGTGATTTTTTGATGCAGTGAACCCATATGAAAATGTTATAGGGTGCCCCCCTTTCGCACACACCGTAGAAGTATTCCTGGAAGTGCTCAAGTAGTTGGGCCATTTGACTGCAGTGCCCAGCTGATAAAGGGTCTATTTCACCAGGAGTAGTGAGGCATTCGTTCCCTTCACCCCGTTCTTGTCAGGCTGGATGGGTGGAGGGTGGGCGTAGGTGGGCGGTTAGGATGGGGTAGGGGTCAAATCTGAAGAGCGTGAGGGACATTGTCATTctcattttctaaatataaCTCCACCATCCTGGGCTCTGTCATGGGGTGAAGTGCCTGAGGAAGGAAACTGCTGAAATATGGTAGTGTGCAGAGAGCCAGGGTGTGCACCATCACACTGGGAAATAAAAGGGGTGGGTGGATACTCCAGCCTCACTTTGGGAGAGGGGTCGAGAGGTTTATTAACGCCACAGACCGTGGGCTGTAAATTCTGTCTTTCAAGACACAGAAGGACTCAATAAACATGCCGGAGCCACTCAAAAAACCAGGTAAGCAAATGTGGATTGGGTTAGCTTTTGTTGAACTGCCAAAAGGGATATGCGTTGCTTTTTGTATTTACCAGAACCTCCAAGGGTGGAGATACCCTGTTGACCTGGAGGTCTTCTGAAAGCTGTCCTCGAAAGTAGAAAGTCTCGGCTCCAAGTATCTTCACTTGACTTTTTCAGACTTTGGCCAGTGGCTTAAAACTATCTACTTTGAAACATTTAATCAGTGCTTTGATTTAATGTCTttcattttggaaaaatgtgattCTAAACATGACTAATGTGTTAATATCCTGTGACAATGTTCTTTAATAATGCTTAATGGGATTAAATCCAATTAAAGTATTACCAAACACTACAACTGTGTATATACAACCCAAATATATGGAACTTATACATAATATCATgagctctccctgtctctctctctttctgtttctgtctctcggTAAAAGGTGGCAGGACAGTTTTAAACATGCTAATGTAGGAATATTTAAAACATCTTCAAAAATAAAGCTCAGTCATATAGATGAACGTTAAGGGGCCTGGATGTGAGTTACTGAATGTGAATTACTGGTCATTGTCTACGTTTTCTTTCCAAAGGAAAGTGCAGTCTGTCCAGGACTAAAGCGTAAACCCCAGCTCAGGTTACTCAATGCACTTTGTCAGCTGAGAATTTTCATGGCCGTGTTAATCCCAGTGCCATTCTTAGCATGTTGCAGTATCACTATCAGCAATATGCCTAAATCAGCTCAGCATTAGCCATGGCAACGCTACCATCATTCTAGACCatctttctgttttatttcattcaagTAGAGAAGTAGAGAAACATCAGATGAGGGGTGGTTCTCATGAGAGCTGTCGTCGAAGAAACGAATATGTGGAATATTGTTTGCCAGGTTTGAGAGCGGATTTAATGAAGGGGAGCCTGGATGGGTAGTGCTTTCCTAAACGGATCAGATGTCAGTGAACCAGAGCTGTCTGAATGTTGAACTGACAAATAAACACTAGCTGTTTTGGATATTACCATTCCGCTAAATCTGAAGCTTTCATCAGCTGCACTGCTGCCCAGCCAAGCCTTTCTCACCTTGGCAGTGTCTGGGGAGTGAGGAAAGTGAGACTGTGTAACAGGCACCTTCTTGCTCCAGTGATGAAACGGAGTCTGATAATGTGCAATTTCATATCCTTTTGCCTCCGTGCAGTGTTCATGCACGTGTACATTTTGTACATCACAAGGTGCAAACACACTTCTGTGGATTAATTCTAAAAGCCTTTCACAAACCCATGGAAAGTCAAAGGGTGACTTCATAGTCACTTTGACCATATCTGCTCTACAGTCTATGATGTGGACATAACACATAAGAATGGTGGTCCCTTGAATTGGTGTTGCAGGTTGGTGTGTCATAAAGAATCATACCTATGAGGAATCACAGAGTTGAATCTCATAAATGTACTGGAATTTCCTACTTTACTAACTTGAGTATGCAATCATATGCAATGTGAATTTTGGTGAATATGGAATTAATTTAATCTTACAGTGCactctgtaagtatttggacagtggtggaTAGTGGACATTTTatgctcttttggctctgtaattggatttgaaatgaaatagggttgaatatgaggttaaagtgcagactgtcacctttaatttaaggTTATTGGGTGTCACCCATGTcggaattacatccattttaggggaccggAAATGAACAATCTCAGCACTTTCTGTCTAGTCatgtgtattcaatcgcttccatagtgcaggtataagaaagcttccagcatctagtcttgattctaggctgcCTTTGAAGTTATTGCACGTGTCAAGCTCCACAACTATAAATAGGATGGGTGAGGGTATGTTTAGTAGGCCTCCTACAGATAAGAAATGGGCTGTATAGTTTGTAATGAACTGCCTGGTTGTAGCGCTCCTTGTTGTAGCACAGCCAATGTTTTTGTAAGGAGTCCTAAGCATTTCATTCCTTTAAGAAGTGCAGGGACTGTGGTGAGTCAAAGCCTCCAGTTGTGGGAAGATAATGGAATGCTTGAACCAATCCATTATTGATAGCTTACTATGTCTAGTTAGATTCATGGAAACATATTATTGTTTCCAACTGTTTAGACACTTGCTGATCTAAAGCTCCTGTACACAAATAAGTTGCCATATGATCAAGTTATTTGCCTCGTTTACCTCTAAGAAATCACTACCGTGCTGCTGCGTGAATACCTGGAATACCCATGTGGAGAACATGTGTAACCGGtgaagaaattgcctgagtccgaggtgggatttgaaccccggcctctcacttgtccaaatatttgttgaacgaacgcgttaccagtcagctaaagacaaactcgcctctagccaagggcaacaacgttcttttgaatttgagggttatgtcaccggggagtgttgtcgcgataacctgctaccagccttcgctttcactgcaccatccgtgcttactagcgaactagctgagctaaccatgctacacatgcacactccacacagacaggagtgAGTAGAGTGCAGTGACACAAGAAAAAGTATGTCGGACACGAGAACGTCTGAAAATGCAGCAAGGATAAGATTCACAAAAAAAGATCCctaatctgattggctgtttcatGTCTACTGCTGCCAGGACATTATCCGGTCTACCTGAGCAGTGAGAACCCAGAGCTAATGGCTAATGTTACAGCAGCTAACTCAGACCacatcaacaccaacaccaacaccgacCATGACCATGACCATGACCACTGCTAGCCAGCTAACATGGGCCCAGATTCATGCCAAACGTTGCAGCATCGGAAAGACAACATAAACACCAAAAGGGGTACATGGTCAAAATGCCATTCAAGGGAAAAGTTGGTGCCAGCAGAATGGCAGTTGTATTCCCCTTCCACAGGCATTCATTCTTACTTTGACTGTGGGCACATTCTCCACACATTTACTTCAGGCTATAAGCTTGTGATCTGTCAGATTGTTTGTTACAGACAATATGATCTGGGGGCATCTCATAGCCTATGTCCTTGCCACTTACttagttttttggtttttgtttagtttatgATTTTTTCCCCAGGCATGCCCGCATGTATCTCTTTTCTATTGATGTTTGCCTGTTCCCATCACACAAATAACAATTTTTAAACAATAGATAAAAATTCTGAATGACTGAAAAAAGATGCATATTCATAATTGCAATCGAAACAAACATGATTAGGCTTAACTAAGGCAGTACAGGGCAACAGTACGCATAATCACAATGAGAAGAATGACAGATATTGAGATATTGAGAGAATTGCCATTGTAGTATACCTCTGTTGCGCCATTACTGTGTAATGGATACCTTGACAAGGGGGCGTGCTGGTCGCTAAAACCAGTCGTGAACCACTGCTAGTGGACGTGAGTCAGATACTTTCATCATCTGTGAAGGCTTGCCAGCTTGGCAAATGTACTCTCATAATCGTGACGCTTGCCACTCTGATCACTTGGAAGGTACAATGAAACCAACTGAGGCCATGTTGACACCTCAAACACCGGTGGAATGCTGAGCGTTGATTATTGCCTGACACGGTGGGTCATATGGACTGTGGTGTCATACAGCTGAATGAAAACAGTCCGAAGGGAATCATGCGGTCAGGGGAGGTCAGGCCCCGAGTGAAGACATGTCATCTCTTCCTTcatgacaaaaatgtgttcCGTTGTTCCTATTCACGATTGCGGAGAAGCGGCCAATAAAATAGTCTTCATTTAGATTAGACCTCTAACTATGTCAGGTTCAGCTACTGCTGACTGGAGATTTCTGTTTCAGAGAGTTTTGATTATAGAGGTAAGAATGCCCACCGAAACCCCGGTGAAAGACTGGTAATGAGATCATCTATGAATACTGAATCAGTTagagccagggagagagcgGAGATATACACTGTAGTAGATGGGTGTTGCTTTTGGGTGAGGACCCATGCATACACTGCAAATATGGGAACATTTACAGTCAGGCCAATTACAAACACCTTCATTGAAATTATTACAAAGGGGcaagtaattaaaataattggcCTTCCGCCTGCTTATGTTGGTGTTTTTAATGCTGCGAGTTAAAtagagaaataaaagatgttcTGGA
Encoded here:
- the LOC133130608 gene encoding transcription factor PU.1-like, whose product is MLHAYRMEGYLIPPPLEEMIPYDPDIYRPPLEYYPYSNSDGESHGDYGWDPHHMPHGEFETPQQTHFTELQSVQPLHIPLHRYTDMEPMHSTIDPGLGPHHLALPPQMPYFSRNLCYPHPSPAQRSTDEEDPGGHSPPFEVSDGEELVDRIPCTSGIESGNKKKIRLYQFLLDLLRNGDMKDSIWWVDKDKGTFQFSSKHKEALANRWGVQKGNRKKMTYQKMARALRNYGKTGEVKKVKKKLTYQFSGEVLGKGSSERKIYPHL